From Pongo pygmaeus isolate AG05252 chromosome 2, NHGRI_mPonPyg2-v2.0_pri, whole genome shotgun sequence, a single genomic window includes:
- the CCK gene encoding cholecystokinin, with protein MNSGVCLCVLMAVLAAGALTQPVPPADPAGSRLQRAEEEPRRQLRVAQRTDGESRAHLGALLARYIQQARKAPSGRMSIVKNLQNLDPSHRISDRDYMGWMDFGRRSAEEYEYPS; from the exons ATGAACAGCGGCGTGTGCCTGTGCGTGCTGATGGCGGTACTGGCGGCTGGCGCCCTGACGCAGCCGGTGCCTCCCGCAGATCCCGCGGGCTCCAGGCTGCAGCGGGCAGAGGAGGAGCCCCGTAGGCAGCTGAGGGTAGCGCAGAGAACGGACGGCGAGTCCCGAGCGCACCTGGGCGCGCTGCTGGCAAGATACATCCAGCAGGCCAGGAAAG CTCCTTCTGGACGAATGTCCATCGTTAAGAACCTGCAGAACCTGGACCCCAGCCACAGGATAAGTGACCGGGACTACATGGGCTGGATGGATTTTGGCCGTCGCAGTGCCGAGGAGTATGAGTATCCCTCTTAG